One Saccharomyces mikatae IFO 1815 strain IFO1815 genome assembly, chromosome: 16 genomic region harbors:
- the ELP3 gene encoding Elongator subunit ELP3 (similar to Saccharomyces cerevisiae ELP3 (YPL086C); ancestral locus Anc_8.563), whose translation MARHGKGPKTNKKKLAPEKERFIQCCADITLELTDSLTSGTTREINLNGLITKYSKKYKLKQQPRLTDIINSIPDQYKKYLLPKLKAKPVRTASGIAVVAVMCKPHRCPHIAYTGNICVYCPGGPDSDFEYSTQSYTGYEPTSMRAIRARYDPYEQARGRVEQLKQLGHSIDKVEYVLMGGTFMSLPKEYREEFIVKLHNALSGFNGNNIDEAILYSQQSLTKCVGITIETRPDYCTQTHLDDMLKYGCTRLEIGVQSLYEDVARDTNRGHTVRSVCETFAVSKDAGYKVVSHMMPDLPNVGMERDIEQFKEYFENPDFRTDGLKIYPTLVIRGTGLYELWKTGRYKSYSANALVDLVARILALVPPWTRIYRVQRDIPMPLVTSGVDNGNLRELALARMKDLGTTCRDVRTREVGIQEVHHKVQPDQVELIRRDYYANGGWETFLSYEDPKKDILIGLLRLRKASKKYTYRKEFTAQRTSIVRELHVYGSVVPLHSRDPRKFQHQGFGTLLMEEAERISKEEHGSEKISVISGVGVRNYYGKLGYELDGPYMSKKI comes from the coding sequence ATGGCTCGTCATGGAAAGGGTCCGAAAACCAATAAGAAGAAGTTAGCTcctgaaaaggaaagattCATACAATGTTGTGCTGATATTACACTAGAGTTAACAGATTCCTTGACCTCAGGAACAACGAGAGAGATTAATTTGAATGGCTTGATTACTAAAtactcaaaaaaatacaaactAAAACAACAACCAAGGTTAACCGATATTATTAATTCTATACCAgatcaatataaaaaatacttaTTGCCTAAATTGAAGGCTAAGCCAGTTAGAACAGCGTCAGGTATTGCAGTTGTAGCTGTTATGTGTAAGCCACATCGTTGTCCCCACATCGCGTACACAGGTAATATTTGCGTTTATTGCCCGGGAGGTCCAGATTCGGATTTCGAATATTCTACGCAATCTTATACAGGCTATGAACCAACTTCAATGAGGGCCATCAGAGCTCGTTATGATCCTTATGAACAAGCGCGTGGTAGAGTAGAACAACTAAAACAGTTAGGTCATTCTATTGATAAAGTGGAGTATGTTCTTATGGGAGGTACATTTATGTCATTACCAAAAGAATATCGTGAAGAATTCATTGTCAAATTGCACAATGCACTTTCTGGGTTCAACGGTAATAATATCGATGAAGCTATCCTTTATTCGCAACAAAGTTTAACAAAATGTGTTGGTATAACTATTGAAACTAGACCTGATTATTGTACGCAAACACATTTAGATGACATGTTAAAATATGGATGTACCAGACTGGAAATTGGTGTTCAGTCTTTGTATGAAGACGTTGCTCGTGATACTAATAGAGGGCACACTGTTAGATCTGTTTGTGAAACTTTTGCTGTGTCTAAAGATGCTGGTTATAAAGTTGTTTCTCACATGATGCCAGATTTACCAAATGTTGGAATGGAGAGAGATATTGAGCAGTTTAAAGAGTACTTTGAGAATCCAGACTTCAGAACCGATGGGTTGAAAATTTATCCAACACTAGTGATCAGAGGTACAGGTCTATATGAACTTTGGAAAACGGGAAGGTATAAGTCGTACAGTGCCAACGCTTTAGTGGATTTAGTTGCCAGAATTCTCGCATTAGTACCCCCATGGACCAGAATATACCGTGTGCAAAGAGATATTCCGATGCCTCTAGTTACTTCAGGTGTCGATAACGGCAATTTGAGAGAACTGGCATTAGCTAGAATGAAGGATTTGGGTACAACTTGTAGAGATGTTCGTACTAGGGAAGTAGGTATACAGGAAGTGCATCATAAAGTTCAACCAGACCAAGTAGAACTAATTAGAAGAGATTACTACGCAAATGGTGGTTGGGAAACCTTTTTATCATACGAAGatccaaaaaaagatatacTAATTGGTTTGCTTAGATTAAGAAAAGCTTCCAAGAAATATACTTATAGGAAAGAGTTCACCGCTCAACGTACTTCAATTGTTAGAGAACTGCATGTTTATGGTTCTGTGGTCCCCCTTCACTCAAGAGACCCACGTAAGTTCCAGCATCAAGGGTTTGGGACCCTATTAATGGAAGAAGCAGAAAGGATTTCTAAAGAAGAGCATGGTTCAGAGAAAATCTCCGTTATTTCTGGTGTTGGTGTAAGAAACTACTATGGTAAGTTGGGCTATGAACTAGATGGTCCGTACATGTCGAAGAAAATTTAA